Proteins from a single region of Pseudomonas fulva:
- a CDS encoding acyl-CoA thioesterase: MQQTQHLREHYRHFQPITTRWHDNDLYGHVNNVTYYGYFDTAVNSYLIEVGGLDIHRGEVVGFVVSSSCDYFESIAFPERIEVGLRVGKLGNSSVQYELAVFREGQMQACAAGRFVHVFVERQSNQPVTIPQSLRQAMERLLQT; this comes from the coding sequence ATGCAACAGACGCAGCATCTGCGCGAGCATTACCGGCATTTCCAGCCGATCACCACGCGCTGGCACGACAACGACCTGTATGGCCACGTCAACAACGTCACCTACTACGGCTATTTCGACACGGCGGTGAACAGCTACCTGATCGAAGTGGGCGGCCTGGATATTCATCGCGGGGAAGTCGTCGGTTTCGTGGTCAGCTCGAGCTGCGACTATTTCGAGTCGATCGCCTTTCCCGAGCGCATCGAAGTCGGCCTGCGCGTCGGCAAGCTGGGCAACAGCTCGGTGCAGTACGAACTGGCGGTGTTTCGCGAAGGGCAAATGCAGGCCTGTGCGGCGGGGCGCTTCGTGCACGTGTTCGTGGAGCGGCAGAGCAATCAGCCAGTGACGATTCCCCAGTCATTGCGCCAGGCGATGGAGCGCTTGCTGCAGACCTGA
- a CDS encoding nitroreductase family protein — translation MHIDEAIRSRRAVKGYDAGFTLSSEEKNELLQLALLAPTAFNLQHVRLVEVSDPALRQQIREVGWGQAQMTDASMLVVVCAQLDSWEKNVNRVWDGAPVEVQQFMAGAIDNYYRDKPQVQRDETMRSCGLVAQTLMLAARGKGLDSCPMDGFDFDAVAKLINLPDNHVIGLMVAVGKKAIDAKPRIGKLPFDEVVIRDRF, via the coding sequence ATGCATATCGATGAAGCCATCCGTAGCCGCCGCGCCGTCAAAGGTTATGACGCCGGTTTCACCTTGAGCAGCGAAGAAAAGAACGAGTTGCTGCAACTGGCGCTGCTCGCGCCAACCGCCTTCAACCTGCAGCACGTGCGCCTGGTGGAAGTCAGCGACCCGGCCTTGCGTCAGCAGATCCGCGAGGTCGGCTGGGGCCAGGCGCAGATGACCGATGCCTCGATGCTGGTGGTGGTATGCGCCCAGCTCGACAGCTGGGAAAAGAACGTCAACCGCGTGTGGGATGGCGCGCCGGTTGAGGTGCAGCAGTTCATGGCCGGAGCCATCGACAACTATTACCGCGACAAGCCCCAGGTGCAGCGCGACGAGACCATGCGCAGCTGCGGCCTGGTGGCGCAGACCCTGATGCTCGCCGCGCGCGGCAAGGGCCTGGATTCCTGCCCCATGGACGGCTTCGATTTCGACGCCGTGGCCAAGCTGATCAACCTGCCGGACAACCATGTGATCGGTTTGATGGTCGCGGTGGGCAAGAAGGCCATCGACGCCAAGCCGCGGATCGGCAAGCTGCCGTTCGACGAGGTGGTGATCCGCGATCGGTTCTGA
- a CDS encoding ABC transporter ATP-binding protein, whose product MSGEAIIQVRDLTNQFGPQVVHQHLDLDLYRGEVLGVVGGSGTGKSVLLRTIVGLREPDAGTVRVFGDDLLTLPAGRRSELERRFGVLYQRGALFSSLTVLENIALPLIEHAGLTRAQAERLAESKVALVGLPAHAGDKYPTELSGGMVKRAALARALALEPDILFLDEPTAGLDPIGAAAFDQLIRTLRDALGLSVFLVTHDLDTLYTLCDRVAVLSQKRVLVADTLDVVAATDDPWIHDYFHGPRGRAAEQAAARIS is encoded by the coding sequence GTGAGTGGCGAAGCGATCATCCAGGTCCGCGACCTGACCAACCAGTTCGGCCCGCAGGTGGTGCACCAGCACCTGGATCTGGATCTGTACCGGGGTGAGGTGCTCGGCGTGGTCGGCGGCTCGGGCACCGGCAAGTCGGTACTGCTGCGCACCATCGTCGGCCTGCGTGAACCGGATGCCGGTACGGTGCGGGTATTCGGCGACGACCTGCTGACCCTGCCCGCCGGGCGGCGCTCCGAGCTGGAGCGGCGCTTCGGCGTGCTCTACCAGCGCGGCGCGCTGTTCTCGTCGCTCACCGTGCTGGAGAACATCGCCCTGCCGTTGATCGAGCATGCGGGCCTCACTCGTGCCCAGGCCGAGCGCCTGGCCGAGTCCAAGGTGGCGCTGGTCGGCCTGCCGGCCCACGCCGGCGACAAGTACCCGACCGAGCTGTCCGGCGGCATGGTCAAGCGCGCCGCCCTGGCCCGCGCCCTGGCCCTGGAGCCGGACATCCTGTTTCTCGACGAGCCGACCGCAGGCCTCGATCCGATCGGCGCGGCGGCCTTCGACCAGTTGATCCGCACCCTGCGCGACGCCCTCGGGCTCAGCGTGTTTCTGGTCACCCACGACCTGGATACGCTCTACACCCTGTGCGACCGCGTGGCCGTGTTGTCACAGAAGCGGGTGCTGGTGGCCGACACGCTGGACGTGGTCGCCGCCACCGATGATCCCTGGATACACGACTACTTCCATGGCCCGCGCGGACGCGCGGCCGAACAGGCTGCAGCGAGGATTAGCTGA
- a CDS encoding TorF family putative porin, protein MRFSSAVLLGAALLGVHAQAAIMERELGDYELNLGTTPSRSMAQGLVKPESGGAFHGGLDLSHPSGWYLGQWSPNLGISPGSRMELNSYVGYRQQFVDSLGYEVGTIRYSHPGYTYLDSQDVYAGLTYDARRFGFSFSNDPNRFNSTVLADLGRVNLLGLAVVVRYGNHLLDNPKQISGGGQVSSFNDWSLSLSRPWKGIDFDFSYSDSSLSGDACSAYSGHNTECEGWFSIKASRSLF, encoded by the coding sequence ATGCGGTTTTCATCTGCCGTCCTGCTTGGGGCGGCGCTGCTCGGCGTCCATGCCCAGGCAGCGATCATGGAGCGCGAGCTAGGTGACTACGAACTCAACCTGGGCACCACGCCGAGCCGCAGCATGGCGCAAGGGCTGGTCAAGCCCGAGAGCGGCGGGGCCTTTCACGGCGGGCTCGACCTAAGTCACCCAAGCGGCTGGTACCTGGGCCAGTGGTCGCCCAACCTGGGCATCAGCCCGGGCAGTCGCATGGAGCTCAACAGCTACGTCGGCTACCGCCAGCAATTCGTCGACTCCCTGGGCTACGAAGTCGGCACCATCCGCTACAGCCATCCGGGCTACACCTATCTCGACAGCCAGGACGTCTACGCCGGCCTGACCTACGACGCGCGACGCTTCGGCTTCTCCTTCAGCAATGACCCGAACCGCTTCAATAGCACGGTGCTGGCCGACCTGGGCCGCGTCAACCTGCTGGGCCTGGCGGTCGTCGTACGCTATGGCAACCACCTGCTCGACAACCCCAAGCAGATTTCCGGCGGCGGCCAGGTCAGCTCGTTCAATGACTGGTCACTGAGCCTTTCACGCCCGTGGAAGGGTATCGATTTCGACTTTTCCTACTCGGATTCGAGCCTCAGCGGTGATGCCTGCTCGGCCTACTCGGGCCATAACACCGAGTGCGAGGGCTGGTTTTCGATCAAGGCGTCGAGATCGCTGTTCTAG
- a CDS encoding HPF/RaiA family ribosome-associated protein: protein MQVHVNSNHIEGSARLQEWVGASVADRLERFEEFLSRVEVHIGDENGSKSGADDKRCQIEARPKGHQPLSVTHKAESLEQAIEGAAEKMRHALEHLVGKLESKPVGTGHLQQQLEGEAENADALLQEEFLQRQEALGKE from the coding sequence ATGCAAGTTCATGTGAACAGCAACCATATCGAAGGCAGTGCGCGTCTCCAGGAATGGGTGGGCGCATCGGTGGCGGATCGACTGGAGCGCTTTGAAGAATTCCTGTCGCGGGTAGAAGTACATATTGGTGACGAGAATGGCAGCAAGAGCGGTGCCGATGATAAGCGCTGCCAGATCGAAGCGCGCCCCAAGGGGCACCAACCGTTGTCCGTGACCCACAAGGCCGAGTCGCTGGAGCAGGCCATCGAAGGCGCTGCCGAGAAGATGCGCCATGCCCTCGAGCACCTGGTGGGCAAGCTGGAAAGCAAGCCGGTCGGTACCGGGCATCTGCAGCAGCAGCTCGAAGGCGAGGCGGAGAACGCTGACGCGCTGTTGCAGGAAGAGTTTCTGCAGCGTCAGGAGGCACTGGGTAAGGAGTGA
- the fdhD gene encoding formate dehydrogenase accessory sulfurtransferase FdhD, translating to MPRSAEISAVSSHTEPAAGQAEGYAYAELGNAVAEGSAVLAQESALAIAYNGISHAVMMVSPTAVEDFITGFSLSSAVVDSIDDIYDIRLHQLGPAISAEVEISSRAFWAMKQQRRQLAGTSGCGLCGVEALDQALPQLATLDKAELPDAAHLVDLRERIAAVQDLARRSGALHAALYVDASGAIRACREDIGRHNALDKLIGALLREKHDVRQGFAVVTSRCSLELIHKAVRAGIGNLVSLSAPTALTVQWARRHNLNLIHLPHHSAPRVYSPAPPAREEQP from the coding sequence GTGCCCCGGTCAGCCGAGATTTCCGCCGTTTCCAGCCATACCGAACCTGCCGCCGGGCAGGCGGAAGGCTATGCCTATGCCGAGCTGGGCAACGCTGTAGCCGAGGGTTCAGCCGTGCTGGCCCAGGAGAGCGCACTGGCCATCGCCTACAACGGCATCAGCCATGCCGTGATGATGGTGTCGCCCACTGCCGTGGAAGACTTCATCACCGGGTTCAGCCTCAGTAGCGCGGTCGTCGATTCCATCGACGATATTTATGACATTCGCCTGCACCAGCTTGGCCCGGCCATCAGCGCCGAGGTCGAGATCAGCAGCCGCGCCTTCTGGGCGATGAAACAGCAGCGCAGGCAACTGGCCGGCACCAGCGGTTGTGGCCTGTGCGGCGTGGAAGCGCTCGACCAGGCATTGCCGCAGTTGGCGACCCTGGATAAGGCCGAGCTACCAGATGCCGCGCATCTTGTAGACCTGCGTGAACGGATCGCCGCCGTACAGGACCTCGCCCGCCGCAGCGGCGCCCTGCACGCCGCCCTGTATGTCGACGCCAGCGGAGCGATTCGCGCCTGCCGTGAAGACATCGGCCGGCACAACGCGCTGGACAAGCTGATCGGCGCCCTGCTGCGCGAGAAACACGATGTGCGCCAGGGCTTCGCGGTGGTCACCAGCCGCTGCAGCCTGGAACTGATTCACAAGGCGGTCAGAGCCGGCATCGGCAATCTGGTCAGCCTCTCGGCCCCGACCGCCCTCACCGTGCAATGGGCGCGCCGGCACAACCTCAATCTGATCCATTTGCCCCACCACAGTGCGCCACGGGTCTACAGCCCCGCGCCGCCTGCAAGAGAAGAACAGCCATGA
- a CDS encoding ABC transporter permease — MTQSPYISLPTADADALKLGGDWTLAHYAALLPQVDEARPVLDEHRRIDLSELDALDTAGASLLVELLGAERLIGLLPEGALSDERRALLHTVATAMLQNQQLIEHPRRSSWREFFGHVGEVVEGVWHKGVGLLGFVGLTLSSMLLILLNPRRWRLTSLASHLEQIGLNAVPIIALLTFLVGAVVAFLGATILRDFGATIYTVDLVAFSFLREFGVLLTAILMAGRTASAFTAQIGSMKANEEIDAIRTLGLDPMELLVLPRVFAMLIALPLLTFVAMVCGMLGGAMVCLITLDISPSMFLYLLQENIPLTHFLVGMGKAPIFAFLIAVIGCLEGFKVTGSAQSVGERTTSSVVQSIFVVIVVDAVAALFLMEMGW, encoded by the coding sequence ATGACCCAATCGCCCTACATCAGCCTGCCCACTGCCGACGCCGATGCGCTGAAGCTAGGTGGCGACTGGACGCTCGCCCACTATGCCGCGCTGCTGCCTCAGGTCGACGAGGCTCGGCCGGTGCTGGATGAACACCGGCGTATCGACCTCAGCGAACTGGACGCTCTGGACACCGCCGGTGCCAGCCTGCTGGTCGAGTTGCTGGGCGCCGAGCGGCTGATCGGGCTGCTGCCCGAGGGTGCGCTCAGTGACGAGCGCCGCGCACTGTTGCACACCGTCGCCACGGCCATGCTGCAGAATCAGCAACTGATCGAGCACCCGCGCCGTTCCAGTTGGCGCGAGTTCTTCGGGCATGTCGGCGAGGTGGTCGAAGGCGTCTGGCACAAGGGCGTGGGCCTTCTGGGCTTCGTCGGCCTGACGCTGAGCAGCATGCTGCTGATCCTGCTCAACCCGCGCCGCTGGCGCCTGACATCGCTGGCCTCGCATCTCGAGCAGATCGGCCTCAACGCCGTGCCGATCATCGCCCTGCTGACCTTTCTGGTCGGCGCCGTGGTGGCCTTTCTCGGCGCCACCATCCTGCGGGACTTCGGCGCGACCATCTACACGGTCGACCTGGTGGCGTTTTCCTTTCTGCGCGAGTTCGGCGTGCTGCTGACCGCCATCCTCATGGCCGGCCGTACCGCGAGCGCCTTCACCGCGCAGATCGGTTCGATGAAGGCCAACGAGGAGATCGACGCGATCCGCACCCTGGGCCTCGACCCCATGGAGTTGCTGGTGCTGCCGCGGGTGTTCGCCATGCTGATCGCCCTGCCGCTGCTGACCTTCGTCGCCATGGTCTGCGGCATGCTCGGCGGCGCCATGGTGTGCCTGATCACGCTGGACATCTCGCCGTCGATGTTCCTGTACCTGCTGCAGGAAAACATCCCGCTCACGCATTTTCTGGTCGGCATGGGCAAGGCGCCGATCTTCGCCTTCCTGATCGCGGTGATCGGCTGCCTGGAAGGCTTCAAGGTCACCGGCAGCGCCCAGTCGGTGGGCGAACGCACCACCTCGAGCGTGGTGCAGTCGATCTTCGTGGTCATCGTGGTCGATGCCGTGGCCGCATTGTTTCTGATGGAGATGGGCTGGTGA
- a CDS encoding glycine zipper domain-containing protein: MRTFLTALAFSAMVSPLACADTTKTAIGSGVGGALGNIVGQHLGGSTGATIGAGLGGAAGGAISSRNKTEAALGGGLGAAGGSVLGNQFGGSAGSTIGAGLGGAAGGALANEVADSNRHETRYRDGHRHGKKHHKRHHKHRHR, translated from the coding sequence ATGCGTACATTCCTTACCGCACTGGCCTTCAGTGCAATGGTTTCCCCACTGGCTTGTGCCGACACCACCAAGACTGCCATCGGCAGCGGGGTGGGCGGCGCGCTGGGCAATATCGTCGGCCAGCACCTGGGTGGCAGCACCGGCGCTACCATCGGTGCCGGCCTGGGCGGCGCGGCAGGCGGCGCCATCAGCTCCCGTAACAAGACCGAGGCGGCACTGGGCGGAGGCCTGGGCGCAGCAGGTGGCTCGGTACTGGGCAACCAGTTCGGCGGCAGCGCCGGTTCGACCATCGGCGCCGGCCTGGGTGGTGCCGCCGGTGGTGCGCTGGCCAACGAGGTAGCAGACAGCAACCGCCATGAAACGCGCTATCGCGACGGCCATCGTCATGGCAAGAAACACCACAAACGTCACCACAAACATCGTCACCGCTAA
- a CDS encoding MlaD family protein, translated as MEPRAHHVLIGMFTVAIVSAILVFALWLGKTSADKQFNYYEVIFTEAVSGLSQGSAVQYSGIRVGDVTSLTLDPQDPRKVHANIRITGTTPIKEDTRARLTITNITGGAVIQLHGGSPESPALKARDGRTPVIIADRSPLSRLMANGEDLMISVTRLLDRANAMFSRENTENIAKTLRNLEQITASVSEQREELREALAQMSAAGREASALMNNANRLFSGPAQNTLESAERLAASLERSSSNIEQLLQDNRAALDGGMQGIGELGPAINELRDTLGSLRSFSRRLEEDPAGYLLRSDSIKEFQP; from the coding sequence ATGGAACCACGCGCCCATCACGTCTTGATCGGCATGTTCACGGTGGCGATCGTCAGCGCCATCCTGGTGTTTGCCCTGTGGCTGGGCAAGACCAGCGCCGACAAGCAGTTCAACTACTACGAGGTGATCTTCACCGAAGCGGTCAGCGGCCTGTCCCAGGGCAGCGCGGTGCAGTACAGCGGCATCCGCGTCGGCGACGTCACCAGCCTGACCCTCGACCCGCAGGACCCGCGCAAGGTACACGCCAATATCCGCATCACCGGCACCACGCCGATCAAGGAAGATACCCGCGCGCGCCTGACCATCACCAATATCACCGGCGGTGCGGTGATCCAGCTGCACGGTGGCTCGCCCGAGAGCCCGGCGCTGAAAGCCCGCGATGGCCGCACGCCGGTGATCATCGCCGACCGCTCACCGCTGTCGCGGCTGATGGCCAATGGCGAGGACCTGATGATCAGCGTGACCCGCCTGCTCGACCGCGCCAACGCCATGTTCTCCCGGGAGAACACCGAAAATATCGCCAAGACCCTGCGTAACCTGGAGCAGATCACCGCCAGTGTGTCCGAGCAACGCGAGGAGCTGCGCGAAGCCCTCGCGCAAATGTCCGCCGCGGGGCGCGAGGCCAGCGCCCTGATGAACAACGCCAACCGGCTGTTCAGCGGCCCGGCACAGAACACCCTGGAGAGCGCCGAACGCCTGGCCGCCTCGCTGGAGCGCAGCAGCAGCAATATCGAACAGCTGCTGCAGGACAACCGCGCGGCCCTCGACGGCGGCATGCAGGGCATCGGTGAACTCGGCCCGGCGATCAACGAGCTGCGTGACACCCTGGGCTCGCTGCGCTCGTTCTCGCGACGCCTGGAGGAAGACCCCGCCGGCTATCTGCTGCGCAGCGACAGCATCAAGGAGTTTCAACCATGA
- a CDS encoding PilZ domain-containing protein, whose product MDDRRQHPRYQADSLLELYEQHSETYLGRIVDLSSEGFMLCSTTARAADTLVECRLAGDGVDDVRFTADCLWSREGAIGQQSWAGYHIIDIDALNTRKLQAILEHLQAITRPEMGTQALP is encoded by the coding sequence ATGGATGATCGTCGCCAGCATCCGCGTTATCAGGCCGACTCGCTGCTCGAACTCTACGAGCAGCACAGCGAAACCTATCTGGGCCGGATCGTCGACCTGTCCAGCGAAGGCTTCATGCTGTGCAGCACCACGGCCCGCGCTGCCGATACGCTGGTGGAGTGCCGACTGGCAGGAGACGGCGTGGATGACGTGCGGTTCACCGCCGACTGTTTATGGAGCCGCGAGGGCGCCATTGGCCAGCAGTCCTGGGCGGGCTATCACATCATTGACATAGACGCGCTCAATACCCGCAAATTGCAAGCGATTCTCGAGCATTTGCAGGCCATAACCAGACCGGAAATGGGAACTCAGGCCTTGCCATAG
- a CDS encoding iron-containing alcohol dehydrogenase: MQPFSFATAAHLICEPGAVQRLVPLCQAWGARSVVLVTDAGIARQDFFEEVRSAFANRGVALHVFDGVLAGAPENVINRAAQFARDVQASLVIGFGGGSSLDVAKLTAQLAHPDCRQQLRDLYGIDKAVGQRLPLIQVPTTAGSGSEVTPIAVVTTEHATRVAVVSARLLPDLALLDAELTLQLPAPVTAACGVLAMGHAVEAYTGARRKNPLSDMFAREALTLLGANLDEAVHNGSNREVRQAMLLGACLAGQAYANAPLAAVHALAYPLGGHCQVPHGVSTAVLLPHVLGFNASVAAPLYEELAPLLLGERLRSGDATDHTEQFIIELADLSERSGLPARLRDVGVEQSLLPRLATDAMLHERLLANNPREMTQAHALAIYQVAY, encoded by the coding sequence ATGCAGCCATTCAGTTTCGCGACAGCCGCCCATCTCATCTGCGAGCCAGGGGCCGTTCAGCGCCTGGTGCCCCTCTGCCAGGCCTGGGGGGCTCGCTCCGTGGTACTGGTCACCGATGCCGGCATTGCCCGCCAGGATTTCTTCGAAGAGGTGCGCAGCGCTTTTGCCAACCGTGGCGTGGCGCTGCACGTTTTCGATGGCGTGCTCGCCGGTGCGCCGGAGAACGTGATCAACCGCGCTGCGCAGTTCGCCAGAGACGTTCAGGCGAGCCTGGTCATCGGCTTTGGTGGCGGCAGCTCCCTGGATGTGGCCAAGCTGACTGCGCAACTGGCCCATCCCGATTGCCGACAGCAGTTGCGTGACCTCTACGGTATCGACAAGGCGGTGGGGCAGCGCCTGCCGCTGATTCAGGTGCCGACCACGGCCGGCAGCGGGTCCGAGGTGACGCCGATCGCCGTGGTGACGACGGAGCACGCGACTCGGGTCGCGGTGGTATCGGCGCGGCTGTTGCCGGATCTGGCACTGCTCGATGCCGAGCTCACCCTGCAATTGCCGGCGCCGGTGACCGCCGCCTGCGGCGTGTTGGCCATGGGGCATGCGGTGGAGGCCTACACCGGTGCGCGGCGCAAGAATCCGCTCTCCGACATGTTCGCTCGTGAAGCCTTGACCCTGCTCGGTGCCAACCTGGACGAAGCCGTGCACAACGGTAGCAATCGCGAGGTCCGGCAAGCCATGCTGCTGGGCGCCTGCCTGGCCGGGCAGGCCTATGCCAACGCACCGCTGGCGGCGGTGCATGCACTGGCCTATCCGCTGGGCGGTCATTGCCAGGTGCCCCATGGGGTCAGCACGGCGGTGCTGCTGCCCCATGTGCTCGGCTTCAACGCCTCGGTGGCTGCGCCGCTTTACGAGGAGTTGGCGCCACTGCTGTTGGGCGAGCGCCTGCGCAGTGGCGATGCGACGGATCACACCGAGCAGTTCATCATCGAACTGGCGGATCTCAGCGAGCGTAGTGGCCTGCCGGCGCGCCTGCGTGATGTAGGCGTCGAACAATCGCTGTTACCGCGGCTGGCCACCGACGCCATGCTGCACGAGCGCCTGCTGGCCAACAATCCGCGGGAGATGACCCAGGCCCATGCGTTGGCCATCTACCAGGTGGCGTACTGA
- a CDS encoding FdhF/YdeP family oxidoreductase: protein MSLQPVNPRYKPYKGAAAGWGALISVTQFWLDSKQPFKNLRALLKTNQNGGFDCPGCAWGDSPEDGRIKFCENGAKAVNWEATKRRVDAKFFAKYSVSQLREQSDYWLEYQGRLTEPMRYDAATDRYVPTSWDDAFSLIAKHLKNLASPNQAEFYTSGRASNEAAFLYQLFVRAYGTNNFPDCSNMCHEASGVALIQSVGIGKGSVTFADFEHADAIFVLGQNPGTNHPRMLEPLREAVKRGAQVVAFNPLKERGLERFQHPQHALEMLTNGSEPLNTAFFRPALGGDMAALRGIAKFLLQWEREAVAKGEKPVFDHAFIAEHTDGVDAYLAVLDATTWESLVEQSGLSLEEIEQAALMYRRAEKVIMCWAMGITQHVHSVATIQEIVNLQLLRGNLGRPGAGLCPVRGHSNVQGDRTMGINDRPPVVLLDNLEKRFQFKVPRDNGHNTVEAINAMVDGQAKVFIALGGNFAQATPDSPRTHQALQNCDLTVQISTKLNRSHLTTGKDALILPCLGRTDIDIQATGPQAITVEDSFSMIHASNGQLEPLSKEMRSEPAIVAGIAKATLGNHPVDWDAMIADYSRIRELIADTIPGFQDFNTRVQHPGGFYLGNSAGARQWKTTTGKANFKSNALLADLLPPQVRNSGQTPDLILQTMRSHDQYNTTIYGLDDRYRGVRGQRDVLFVNEADITRLGYKPGQKVDITSLWDDGVERKVVGFTLLAFDIPAGQAAAYYPEANPLVPLQSVGIGSHTPTSKFVAIRLHAAQETARIL from the coding sequence ATGAGCCTGCAACCCGTTAACCCGCGTTACAAACCCTACAAAGGCGCTGCCGCCGGTTGGGGTGCGCTGATCAGCGTCACCCAGTTCTGGCTGGACAGCAAACAGCCGTTCAAGAACCTGCGTGCACTGCTCAAGACCAACCAGAACGGTGGTTTCGACTGCCCGGGCTGCGCATGGGGCGACTCGCCGGAAGACGGCCGCATCAAGTTCTGCGAGAACGGTGCCAAGGCCGTCAACTGGGAAGCCACCAAGCGCCGGGTCGACGCCAAGTTCTTCGCCAAGTATTCCGTCAGCCAGCTGCGTGAGCAGAGCGACTACTGGCTGGAGTATCAGGGCCGCCTGACCGAGCCGATGCGCTATGACGCGGCCACCGACCGCTACGTGCCGACTTCCTGGGACGACGCCTTCAGCCTGATCGCCAAGCACCTGAAGAACCTCGCAAGCCCCAACCAGGCCGAGTTCTACACCTCGGGTCGCGCCAGCAACGAAGCGGCGTTTCTCTATCAGCTGTTCGTGCGCGCCTATGGCACCAACAACTTCCCCGACTGCTCGAACATGTGCCACGAGGCCAGTGGCGTCGCACTGATCCAGAGCGTCGGCATCGGCAAGGGCAGCGTGACCTTCGCCGACTTCGAGCACGCCGACGCCATCTTCGTGCTTGGCCAGAACCCGGGCACCAACCACCCGCGCATGCTCGAGCCGCTGCGTGAGGCGGTCAAACGGGGTGCCCAGGTCGTCGCCTTCAACCCGCTCAAGGAGCGTGGCCTGGAGCGCTTCCAGCATCCGCAGCACGCCCTGGAGATGCTCACCAACGGTTCCGAGCCGCTCAACACCGCGTTCTTCCGCCCGGCGCTGGGTGGTGACATGGCCGCGCTGCGTGGTATCGCCAAGTTCCTGCTGCAATGGGAGCGCGAGGCCGTCGCCAAGGGCGAGAAGCCGGTCTTCGACCATGCCTTCATCGCCGAGCACACCGACGGTGTGGATGCGTACCTCGCCGTGCTCGACGCCACCACCTGGGAATCGCTGGTCGAGCAGTCCGGCCTGAGCCTCGAGGAAATCGAGCAGGCGGCCCTGATGTACCGCCGCGCCGAGAAAGTCATCATGTGCTGGGCGATGGGCATTACCCAGCACGTCCACTCGGTGGCCACCATCCAGGAAATCGTCAACCTGCAGCTGCTGCGCGGCAACCTCGGCCGCCCCGGCGCCGGCCTGTGCCCGGTGCGTGGTCACAGCAACGTGCAGGGCGACCGCACCATGGGCATCAATGATCGCCCGCCGGTGGTGCTGCTCGACAACCTCGAGAAGCGCTTCCAGTTCAAGGTACCGCGCGACAATGGCCACAACACCGTGGAGGCGATCAATGCCATGGTCGACGGCCAGGCCAAGGTATTCATCGCCCTGGGTGGCAACTTCGCCCAGGCCACGCCGGACAGCCCGCGCACTCACCAGGCCCTGCAGAACTGCGACCTGACCGTGCAGATCAGCACCAAGCTCAACCGCAGCCACCTGACCACCGGAAAGGACGCGCTGATCCTGCCGTGCCTGGGCCGTACCGATATCGACATCCAGGCCACCGGCCCGCAAGCGATCACCGTGGAAGATTCGTTCAGCATGATCCACGCCTCCAACGGCCAGCTGGAGCCGCTGTCCAAGGAGATGCGTTCCGAGCCGGCCATCGTCGCCGGTATCGCCAAGGCGACGCTGGGTAATCACCCGGTCGACTGGGACGCGATGATTGCCGACTACAGCCGCATCCGCGAACTGATTGCCGACACCATCCCCGGTTTCCAGGACTTCAACACCCGCGTGCAGCACCCGGGAGGTTTCTACCTGGGCAACTCGGCTGGCGCGCGCCAATGGAAAACCACCACGGGCAAGGCCAATTTCAAATCCAACGCGCTGCTCGCCGACCTGCTGCCACCCCAGGTGCGCAACAGCGGCCAGACGCCGGACCTGATCCTGCAGACCATGCGCTCCCACGATCAGTACAACACCACCATCTATGGCCTCGACGACCGCTACCGTGGCGTTCGCGGCCAGCGTGACGTGCTGTTCGTCAACGAAGCCGATATCACTCGCCTGGGCTACAAGCCTGGGCAGAAGGTGGATATCACCTCGCTGTGGGACGACGGTGTCGAACGCAAGGTGGTGGGCTTCACGCTGCTGGCTTTCGACATCCCGGCGGGTCAGGCAGCCGCCTACTACCCGGAAGCCAACCCGCTGGTGCCGTTGCAGAGCGTCGGCATCGGTAGCCACACGCCGACCTCGAAGTTCGTCGCCATCCGCCTGCACGCCGCGCAGGAAACCGCGCGCATCCTGTAA